ATGTCTAAGGCAAGTTATACGAAATCAGGTTACGGGCGCTATACCGGGACCGGAAGTCGTCGAGAAACCCGAGTTCGAGGCGTTCGTATCGGCCGTGACGGTCCGTTCGTGGACGCGCCGCTCGACGGGCAGTAGCTATCGGAAGAGAAACACTTTCGTTCCGGGCGGGGAGAGGCGGGCCGTCGTGGAGGACCGTCGGTGAACCAACGCGAACCTACGCCGCGTCGGGCGCCGCCGTCGAAAGCGCCGCCCGATTCTGTGACGCCGTCCAGTCGGCGTCCGGCCCGACGGGAACGATGCCGGTCGGGTGCAGGTCCTCGTGGCTCCGGTAGTAGTGGGCCGTCACGTGGTCCATGTCGCAGGTGGCGGCCACCCCCGGCGTCGCGTACACGTCGCGGGCGTACGGCCACAGGTGGTCGTAGTCGACGAGGCGGCGGCGGTTACACATGAAGTGGGTGTGGTACACGGCGTCGAAGCGATACAGCGTCGGGAACAGGAAGACGTCGGCGAGCGTGAGGCGGTCGCCGACGGCGTACCGCCGATCCGCGAGTCGGTCGTCCCAGCGTTCCAGCGCGTCGAAGAGCTCCGCCACCGCGTCGTCGTAGTCGGCCTGCGAGTCGGCGAAGCCGGCGCGGTAGACGGCCGTGTTGATCGACGTGTGCACGTCGTCGATGGCGGCGTCGATGGCGTCGCGCAACCGCTCGGGGTAGAGGTCGCGGTCGGTCGTGGCGTACCCGTCGAACGCCGTCGCGAGGGTGCGGGCGATGTCGGCCGACTCCTCCTGGACGACGGCGTCGGTCGCTGTATCGTAGAGTATCGGGACGGTGACCCGCCCGGTGTAGGTGGGGTCGGCCCACCGGAACACCTCGTACAGCGTGTCGAAGCCGTGGGTCGACTCCGGCGTGCAGCCGTCCTTGGCGGGGGTGAACTCCCAGCCCCGGTCGTTGCGCACGGGATCGACGACGTCGACGCTCACCGCGTCTTCGAGCCCGCACAGGCGGCGGACGAGCGCCACCCGGTGGGCCCACGGACACGCCCGGGAGACGTAGAGGTGGTACCGCCCGGCCGCTGGTGGGTGGTCGGTTCCGGGACCGACCGCCGCGTCGAAGGTATCGTGGTCGTACTGGCCGCGCGTCGCGTCGGGGTCCCACTCGCCGTCGTGGAGGAGGCCCATCAGTCCGCCCCTCCCGTCGCGTGCCAGAAGACGCCGTTCCCCCGCGGGTCGCGGCGCACGGCGCCGTCGTCGGCGAGCGTGGCGAGGGCCTGCCGGGCCGCCGCGCGGTCCATGCCGTACACCTCGGCGACTTCCTGGGTCGCCAGCGGAGCGTGGTGGTCGACGAACGTCCGGATCGGCGGGGGCGAGGACGGGGAGAGCGACGGCGCCACCGTCTCGACGGCGTCCGACAGGTCCGCGAACGGCTGAAACCCCGCCAGCCGTCGCTCGCCCTCCAGTCCGGCGATCCGGTAGGTGGGGAAGGCGCGCACGTCGGCCCGTCGGGTGCGGGCCAGGTCGGCCTCGAACGCCTCGCGCGCGCTCCCGTCGGAGAGGGCCGTCGTGAACGCGTCCACGTCGAGGCCGACGGCCTCGGCGAGGCGAATCTGCTCGTCCCGCCGGTTGACGTTCCGGACCTCAGTCGCGTACGCTTCGCGCAACCGCCGCAGATACCGGTGGCCGAGGGCGCGGTCCTGTTGCCGGGCGGCCGCGAACGCCACGCTGGCGGGGTACGTCGACTGCGCCGGGTCGGTCTCGAAGATGGCCGTATCGACCGGCATCCCGTGCCGTTCGGACGCCTCCAGCCAGTGCGGCGCCACGTCGCCGGGGTCGGCGATGTCGTTGGCGGCGTCGTAGAACGTCTCGAAGTCCTCGATCAGCCCACCCATGACGAACCGAACGTCGAGCCGGTCGCCGTACGCCGTGCGGAGATGTCGAAGGATCGGTTCGGA
This window of the Haloplanus rubicundus genome carries:
- a CDS encoding DsbA family protein, yielding MATADATVTVTQFTDPMCTWCWGSEPILRHLRTAYGDRLDVRFVMGGLIEDFETFYDAANDIADPGDVAPHWLEASERHGMPVDTAIFETDPAQSTYPASVAFAAARQQDRALGHRYLRRLREAYATEVRNVNRRDEQIRLAEAVGLDVDAFTTALSDGSAREAFEADLARTRRADVRAFPTYRIAGLEGERRLAGFQPFADLSDAVETVAPSLSPSSPPPIRTFVDHHAPLATQEVAEVYGMDRAAARQALATLADDGAVRRDPRGNGVFWHATGGAD
- a CDS encoding glutathione S-transferase family protein produces the protein MGLLHDGEWDPDATRGQYDHDTFDAAVGPGTDHPPAAGRYHLYVSRACPWAHRVALVRRLCGLEDAVSVDVVDPVRNDRGWEFTPAKDGCTPESTHGFDTLYEVFRWADPTYTGRVTVPILYDTATDAVVQEESADIARTLATAFDGYATTDRDLYPERLRDAIDAAIDDVHTSINTAVYRAGFADSQADYDDAVAELFDALERWDDRLADRRYAVGDRLTLADVFLFPTLYRFDAVYHTHFMCNRRRLVDYDHLWPYARDVYATPGVAATCDMDHVTAHYYRSHEDLHPTGIVPVGPDADWTASQNRAALSTAAPDAA